DNA from Kryptolebias marmoratus isolate JLee-2015 linkage group LG8, ASM164957v2, whole genome shotgun sequence:
caaTAATGTGGGCCGCTTGAAGCTGCGTGTTCACCTGGGGGGTAAAGCAGCACCACGTTGTCTCCTGTGTTGAGGCCTCCTCTTTCCATCAGAGTGGCCGTGATTTTCTCTGCTCTCTTGTGTAGCTGCGCACAAGTGGCTGTGCACACTGCTACGccctgcagcacaaacagcacagaGCTCAGCCGACAATGAAATGGATCACCATTTGTAATAAAgaaccacatttaaaaaaaaaaaaaaaggactaaacGACCCACGTCGGTGCTTGTTCAGCAGCTTGTTATTAACAGATTTCCCAGGCTGAGTTTTCATCCGTCTTATAAATCTCACCTTGGCGTTGAGCAGCACATACAGAACGTGGTCCGGGTCCGTTTGGGCTCTCCACTGCAGAGCTTCAGACAAGAACTGGtgctgagggaaaaaaagttcAAAGAGTGTGAAATGACACATGCGGGGCCTGATCctgaagtaaaagaaaatattgcaagaaaacaaacaaaaaaagaagctttcttGTTGAATTCTAAGAATAATCCATATCTAGAAAGGTGAagcattatcttttttttccactgtagaAAAGAAGCAATTTTACTGACAAACTATAATCTAATTAAGAATGATAAATactaaaaacactttaaaaacattagtcCTATCAAtcaactaaaagccaaaaacagaCTCTGGGATGAAATAAATGCCTGAAAGTGTTCTGAAACAAGTCAAAGATTTTCTGTCATGCTGTGGACCTGCCAGGTGAACAGAAATGTCTCCAAAATTACTAGGAGAGGCTCATAGTGAGACTACCTGCCTCATAAGAGGTAAACTGGATTCTCTGTGGAAATACAGAATATCATCGTTGATAGGCTTTTAAAAAGTCTGCCCAATTTAAGGTGCTAGTATAAAAGTAATAAGAAGAATTATAAAAGTTATTTCTTTCTTGCAAAAACTAGAGAGAGTACCAGACACAACAGGAGAGAACATTTAAGGCAAAAATCTCTTCACAGACAAAAGGACGAGTGAACATCAGTGCACAGATAAAAGGAAGTGACGTCTTTCTGGACACACGAACAATACCGGGCAGCTTCTCTGACGTTCTTAAACCACTTGTCAGAGTCATCCGCTGTGACACCCACGCTCTCAGTCAGACAACACGTCGTGCTCTGAATCAGGAGGGACATCATGCAGGCCGGGTTGCGCCGACCACTCAGAAAGCCATGCTGCACGTGGGAGTGTCACACTGATCACAGCAAGCAGAGGTGCACACCAATATGCtcccaacaacaaaaaaaaaagttgtgtttaaaacaaaaaagtggacCTCTGTGAGCACATTGTCTGTCAGTAACTGTTTGAGAGTTTTCCTTCTGTCAAATCTGTTGAATTTAAGagctgactttttatttaaataattaagtaTGTGACAGAGTAACTGTGTGGACCCCTGCTGGCAAAAAGGGAGCGGGCCTGGACCGTCATCTCAGGGGCTGGAGCTGTTACTGGACGCCGTCAGGCTGATCACAGCTGCAGAAGCACACGACggacagaagcagcagaagcacAGACGGGTGGGGGCCAGACTAGAACCTTACCATCATGGTGGGCCACATACAGAGCTAAAGCCCAACCCAAGTAAAGGCAGAACAACAACACAGGTTTAGCAGAAAACATCAGCATCCAActagatttattttctgttatttaatttaataattcaGCTTTTCTAtataaaaggtgaaaaaataGAGTGAACAATGACAGCAGCCTTTTAAATGctgacagacatttttgtctgttgtccAGGTATTGATGTTATCAACAAGAATTTAAAGTCTTACAaattaaactgtataaaaaaaggCACTCAACCCCATAACCCCATGCTACATCCGTTATTTATCAACAGTAAAATGAGGGGAAATGTGATCGACTTTGTGAGGTTTTACCTTTCGAATGAGATCTTGATCGTCCACCACCCCCAGCTCTCTGCCCGTCGCCTGGGCGATTCGTTTCCCCGCCACCAAGTTGCCAACCAGCATCGACGCAGGACCCACGTCCACTAAATGGGTCAGAAACGATCAGAGAAGCGTTCATAAGCAGAGACCAGCGGCAGGCACAACGCTAACAAAGTAAATACtcaaaattatgttaaaaacacaattatttggACCAATCTCTACATCCTGCTGTCCTGGCTGAATGTACAACTCAGACATCAGGACTGGACTTTCAGGGATTGTCACACGAATGCTTGAAGCAACGTACTGTGgccaaatttaagatggtttGTTTGAAAATCTGAAACTCCTCATTTAATGGCATACTGTCTATTGACTTCCAAATATTTCTACTGCCctgtgtttgctgcagtttcATATAATGTGCACGGCTGATGTCCGGGATGGCTCACCTGGCTGCTTCTGACGAGGCTTGGGCATGTTTGTAACACAGGTGTGCGGACACATGAGAATATTGCAGGGATGCAGGTTACCCTCCAGGAAATTCTGCTTGGTTTCACAGATGTGGATGCCCCCAAGTGGTGTCTTTGGGAGGGTGTTGGCGGGGACGAGAGCGAGGCAGTAAAGCCCAACCTGGTGGATGCTGTCGATGGCCTTTAGAGGAAAGAAGTTATACTGTTAAATGAGCATAAAGCTAACACTCTTTAATGTCATACTTCTTCACGACAGACATGGTTATGTTGCGTCTGTGAGTGTTTGAACCTCTGTGAGAGCCAGTAACTTGTACTTCTCCTAAATCGTTCTTCTGATTTGTATGCAAcaccaaacaaaactaaaaacatgaacaagaaATAATCTGCTGCCCTGCTAATGCATCTACATTATGATTTACGCCAAAACTATAGGTATGAAGAAAGCAAATGTATGAATTACCTGCAGTACTCGACTCATCCACTGGAAGCTGTCCTCTTCACTGGCATCAGGCCTTTGTTCCGCCACAATAACTATCCTCTCATCGTAAAACACCGTCACTGAGAACACAGCAATCCTGCACAAGGTACAAAAAAGGAgctgtgaacaaaaacacacctttcacaaacattcagttgctaaactgaacatttataGATTTATACACTAAAATAGGTttgtaacaaattaaaaaactttaacaatGTGAGCATTTATGTCCATTTATGAAGGAAGCGTATGCAGAAACATGTGGCTGAGAGCGGCCAGGCAGTGTCATACCTTCCTCTGTAAACTGTTTTGACAGGCTCCACAGCCAGCGCAGTGGCCACCAGGTCGTCAGCATTATGGCGTCGTCCACTCACCATCAGGAGTCCCTCAATCTTCCCCACAACGAACACAAGACTCCCCTGTGGAGCAAGCAGATTTACTTCAGCAAAGTGTCACCAGCATTAACGCTTTGCAGCCTGAACCCTACTGAGAAGGAAAGCAAGGACTGGCAACCACTTCATCCCTATGATGTTACAGAATCCCTCCAACCATTTTTCTCAGGGGTAGATTCAAGCTCGGCTGTAAAATTACAAGAGGAAGGGCAGACCGAAAACAGGTAAGACTGTTACAGTGCGAACAACGGTGCACACTCTCATctacagttattttttttttaatttttacatggttggaagaagctaaaataaaccaGAAGACTGAGAAAATCCACGCAAACACAAGAAGACAATGCAAATTCTACACCAAAAAGCCTGAGCTGAGACTCAAACTGTAAGGAGACGACCGTTCCTACCTAAAAACCCCTAAAATTATATTGTTATGTAAGTGTCTGACAACAATATGAGAAGGATCTTCTGAAGTCTCGCTCTGAATAACACCAcggtattttatttaaaaaactaaaggttttaaattcaaaactgCAAAGGTTTTAGACACTTTATATGTTTTAATTCTCATCTGATGGGCCACATTTTCATACTGCAGAATGAAATTAACTCCAAGCTTACAGTTATACACACCATGAATCGATTTAAAAgctatttataatattttaaaaaggttttttagagtcttcaacattttcttgtaaataaaCCACAGTTGGTGTCTTAATTACCGGTCCCACAAATCCAAGTAAACCAGTCCGAGAGAAGGGGATTTCTCCAATGGGTGCTCCAGCCTGGTTCACAGGGATCAcctaaagagaaaaacaaagaaagattgAAAATACTGAACTTAACTCCAAACAGTAGAGTAAAAATCCCTCCAACTCCGGCTGCCAGCGTGAAATACTACAACTTCACTGGTGTGAAtagttaaagaaataataataacatttcaaaaacaaataaaaacacagaacaatgaAACTAACTGGGAATATTTGGAAATCGATTCCTGTTGTTAACATGTTGCAGAAtgaatataaaacacattttaggatGTATATAAAGTGATGAGCAGTACAAATAGTGATGTTTCATACCACTGCTTCAACAATCATAGAACACCACATATCAGACATTAGTTTCTAACAGACCTCAAATGTGTTCTTGGTGACACCAGGGAGGCCGTAGTACATTGTGCCTCCAGCCCGAGAGTTGATCACAATTTCTCCAATCTCGTCTGTCTTGCACAGCTGGGGAGGCCCGTCTGGTTTCACGATGCACATCAGTGCTGGAACACACAATTAGGTCACAGCATTAACAGCACATACACTCGGGCTGTctttctataaaaacaaagataatgtacagtaaacagcagctgctgcgcTCCTTTCACTGCCAACTGCAACCATCTGCAGCAGCTCACCTCCAGGCATGATGTGGCCCACATCCTGCACAGTGAGAGCAGAGTTCTTGTCCTCTGTGTTGACCCTGATGACCCCGTGGCTCAGCCCGCCCATGGACAAGATGGCCCTGGCTGGGAGAGGAGCTCCACGAGCACCAGGCCTGCAGGCAAGGCACATTAAACCACTTATTATACTCaagatttaacattttaagtgcgtaaaatatgtgtttatttggtTGAATAAACTGACTAGTTTTCAGAATAcctacaaattaaataaatctcttGCCAGGTGTGTGGATAAAGATGCAGTACCTGCGTATGGCCACGGTCAGGGCCTCGGGCGATGTGGCACATGGACAAATGACCTCAGGTCTCAGACCATGAGACTGGAACACGTTCAGGAAGGCATCACAGGACGACACAGACCCTGGCAGTAAACGACAGATGAAAACGttaaaacaatgattaaaaCTATCCACATTTTCAAACATCATAAGGGAATATGCATGTGGATGAGAAGTTCCTCACATGGATTTGCTCCATCAGCCACTATAAGCATTCGTATAGAGGACAAGTTGATGTCCTTCTGATCCTTGTGGGCCATCATAGCCCAGTGGAGGTCACGGCACTTCACCAAGGCCACACgtgctgtgaaacaaaaaacatgtcatATACACCACTCATCCAGGTAAAGTCCTGTTAAAACACGTCTGCAGGGAAAACTTACATCATGCAAATAACAAAGATGTTAGTTTGACATTTAAACTCTAATCTAAACATTTTGGgtgaattattattaaaatttaaaccttTGTGGATGTGAACTCTCTGCACCCAGGACATGGGACAGGCTTTCATGACAGAATATGGCACAGTGATGGTGTGAATTCTGTTCATGACACTctgaaaaggggaaaaaaatatttataaatgttgtCTACTTCATAATGTGGAACATTACAGTGAAGGAGGGCTTGATGTGCAAAAAGCTGCATCCAGTCTCACCGTTAGGACGCCATGCCACAAGCCCATATCCTTCTTGCAGTCCAACACATTGACCAGAGTCTCCCCTAaagtagaaaacacaaacgttTCACATTGTAAAGTAAggttttaaagctttggcatcTTACTCTTATGgacacacaaaagcaaaaggaaataaacaattGAGAGACATTCATGTTACATAAAGTTGTGACCTTCACAGTAGTTGCAGGCCTGGGTCAGGGCCTGGCAGTGGGTCAGCATGGAGATCTTGGAAACAGCAACTCCCATCACAGTTCCTTCTTTACTCGCTTTGTACTTTGAAAAgaaccaaacacacaaatgtcaaTGTGGTGTTTAAAAAGAGCCGAGgcaaccaacaaaccaaaaacatcaatcatgttaGAATTTCAGCAAAGAAACAGGACTATACttggttattttaaaagttttttcttaTCTAACAAGAATATATGTGGACAATAAGAAATCAATTTGTTGATCTTCTTCCTCAGGTTTTAGTGCAGTGACTGAAAAAGCGCAGTATTAAAAATATCATTCAAGCTTAGGATTTAAGGACAtaacagataaataataatgacCTGGCAATCACTTATATGATTACAGAAATTCAAgcaaatatttgaatttatctgatgaaccaaacagaaaatgcaTTCTAAGAAATAATCATCATCTCAGAGTACCTCTATGTAGGCGGTGTCTGTGTTAGCTGTGGGGATGTGAGGCTGCCAGTCTTTGGATGGTTTGGTCAGGTACTTGGTGTCGGTCACTACCCATTTCATCCTTGGCCATCCTGGTAAATGTATTCATAacaccataaaaaaaacattaatcataATGAAACAGAGAATGATATGTGTATATGCTTGAACTAATCATCACATGCCTTTATGGTAACTGAGAATATCCTTCTTCCAACTTTCTCTTTCACTGTCAAAGCTGAATAGCCAATACTACATAAACAATGTGACATTAACCTCCTCTCATTCTGTCTCATATCATATATTCTACAATAAGAAGTTCATCTGACggctttaaaataaaccagaacCCAGAGAAGAGGTCTAAACCAGCAgcaatgagaaaaaaagcagtTCTGGCTTGCTGACCTTTGAACTGGACGATCTCTCCATTTGGAGTCTTGGGCAGCCCTTTGAGGCACACCTCACTGGTCAGAGCCAAACTCACACCACAGCTGCCCAACAGGAAGCCGATCTGTTGGCTGCCTGCATCCTATGAACAGAAACCACAATCAGGAGACTGAGGACAAACTGGTTGGTGTAAAGACTGGTAAACGAAATGGTAATAAACCAAAGTTACAACCACAATGGCCTTTAATAAAATAGCTAACACAGCAAATTATTGTtgcaattaataaaaacatctacGAGGAACCGGTGAGAAATTTACCTGACGAGACAGCGGTACCTCAATGGGAACGGGAATGACCTCGGCTAACAGACAGCCATAAAAAGCCACCCAGAACATTCCAGGGTCACTGTTTGGATATACTAACGCCACctgaaaggcagaaaaaaaattgctttcttttataatcttttaaatttgacagaaaaataaagtatcTGGCAAACTCTTACTCGATCTCCAGGTTGTAGGACGGGCTCAGTCTTGGTGCCTAATTTATTCAGCAGCGTGTAAGCCAGCTTCAGACTGCGACTCCATAGTTTGCCTGTGGGAGGAGAAAGAATCATTATTTCAGAATGTCCCATTTATTACTGGTAAATTATACAATATTGTTGAATTACGGTTTAATTTGTCAAGCCGCTACAGATTTAATCAATAGGTGCTATTATGCTGCTTAGACCAGctaattccctttttttaaccatcttATAAACAAAACACCTACTTCACATTTACAACAGATGGACCTTCTACTTGTGAGCTGCATGAAGTGAAAAGTTAAAACTCTTTACTGATTTTACATCCACCTAAAGATGCCAATGAGTTTCTGCTCACCATATGTGAGTGTGTAGAGGGGTTTGCCAGTGATGTCCAGCGCAGTGAGGGCAGGGCTCTTGGCCTGGGTGGCCCCCCATCGAGCGAGGGCAGCCTGCAAGGCAGGGGGCCAATTACTGACCACCCCCAGAGGCTCCCCCTTCACCGGGATGATCTGACGGCCCTCAGGCTTCGGGGTGTTGGGATCTGGCCGTGGAACTGGACATAAGAAGCAACACAGATTAACATAAAACAtgctaaaacttttttttttggtcagccATTCATTattcagattttgtttaaagACTTTTCAGAATGGTGCAATTTAAGTATGATAAATTTGTTCTTTCTAAAGAAATGAACTCACCTTCTACAATTTCCTCAGAGTCATCCATGAAGAATTCGCTAAGTGGTGGTCTTTTGGGCCGTTTGAGTGTGTTCAACAGCTGCTGGATCTTAGTGGACACTCGGCTGCTGACAGGCACGCCTGgacaaacaccaagaatggTCACAAACGCATTcgaacaaaacaaagcataaacacacacacacatgcagttctGCTGGAACACAAATCTCTAAGTTatcacacactctcacacaggCAGAATGCTACACACTTAGCACAGTCAGGATCAGGTTCAGaatcagcagcaggaagaatTTGAAAGGGAAATTTGAACGCAAGGAGACACAAATCGGACAAGTTGTAGGATCAGAAAATACAGGAAGTTGTCTACTTCTAAATCTAAGAcacgagacaaacaaaaaaaggctggaAAGCAAGCTGGTTTGGACTTCTTCAGCATCCCTCCCCTTCCCCAGGGTCGACTTTtattaccttttctttttccttttttaaatcaaaggcAAGACAGGGGACAGGATTAATGGACCCAAAAGAAAGAACACAAAATATGTCATTAGCAGCCTTCACCACACCGTGAACCGACGATGATGTTTCCGCTCATTCAGGCCCAACATTTTACTACATTTCAATCAAAACTATGGGATCACTGCTAAACAAGTCTTTCAGCTCCCATGATTAAAACATGCATAGTTTAAtcttatcattttaaaacataaatagatAAAAGGACAGCCACCCAGGTTCCATGATTAGAAAAGATGAGGTAGAATTCTCCCCTTACTTGATCTCaacagacatttaaacacatcGTGGCTTGTGTGAGTATACCATCAGCAGTATCCAGCATGCTGGAGCGGCTCTGTCCTCGACTCATGCCCCTGACTGCTGGGGGAAGGTCCACTCTGGATCCCCTCTCCTGTGGAGTGGAGGACGTCACGTCCGGGGGGACACTGTTTTCTGAAGGTGGATGTAAGACAAACACCATCAAGGACAAAAAGAACCACCCTGGACTTCCATCAACCAACAGTTGGGTTCTCCATCTGGAAGGTGTACCTATGCGTGTGTGGGCCAGTACGTCGGCTAACACCGAGACACCAGGTTGGGGCTGGGGCTGGGGCTGGCTCTTAGGCTCTCCATGGGAGAGGGTGGAGGAAGCAGACGAGGACGTGGAAGAGCTTTGGACGGAGCGATTGATCCAGTAATCGGGGCTCTGTAGGGTCTGAGCGAGCACCGCACTGAGAGCTGCTTTTCTGCGCAGTGAGCCTTCATCTTCTGATGCAGAGGATGTGTCTGAAgtgaaaaagggggaaaaaatacgCACATCAAAATTAGCCCATTATTTAAGACACATCTAAATACTTTttgtaagtcttttttttttcatttagaatTTGCGTGATGTATTTGTTAGGACCAGAAAATCTAACCCCAGGGGTGTTTCAGTCCCTCCAACTATCTGGtaagtgtgaaaaaaacaaaaaaaaaattttaccTGGAGGAGTGCAGTTTTCAATGGGAGACTGGACAAAAGCTGAGCGTCTTTTGGTCGGCATTGGAAGTGCCATCTTCTCCTCTTTGTGTTTGGCCAGAGCTGCTTGCACAGCTTCTGTGTGAATATCTAAACAAACAgcaagaataaacaaaaagagacaaataagAACCACCATAGTAAACTGAGAGGCATATAATGTAAAAGTAAGCTGTGTACCTGATCTGTAACGCTCATCCCTGGCCCCTCCACTGCGGTGTGCACGATGGTGTTTGGAGGCTGAAGAGGTGGAGGGGCCCGGGGCCTCAGGACTTGGGCTGGGGTCAGCACTGTGGCTTGGGGAAAGCTGTACATCTGGCAGAGAAAGCTCTGCCtctacagaacagaaacaagcaTGTGCAAAGTTAATTTGACTCCTTTGCATGTaaacaaccaacaaaaataacacGAAGAACAAGTAAAATCAGGCCATGGTTAAACCGAACGGGAAGGAAGTTCCTTCTTGCTCTCTGGAAATTAGCTTGCAATGACATATATGGAAGTTGTTTTGTGCTACTGGTAATATATGTTGCAATTCTTCCTAAGGAAATGACATTTTATGTAACAGAGAAGTTGGGCAGATCAGTTTTTCCACGAAGTACTGGTTCAAATTAATGCAG
Protein-coding regions in this window:
- the dip2ba gene encoding disco-interacting protein 2 homolog B-A isoform X2 — encoded protein: MADRGVDLSALPKEVRDQLAELDLELSEGDITQKGYEKKRAKLLASYIQHLPKAELSLPDVQLSPSHSADPSPSPEAPGPSTSSASKHHRAHRSGGARDERYRSDIHTEAVQAALAKHKEEKMALPMPTKRRSAFVQSPIENCTPPDTSSASEDEGSLRRKAALSAVLAQTLQSPDYWINRSVQSSSTSSSASSTLSHGEPKSQPQPQPQPGVSVLADVLAHTRIENSVPPDVTSSTPQERGSRVDLPPAVRGMSRGQSRSSMLDTADGKRKGVPVSSRVSTKIQQLLNTLKRPKRPPLSEFFMDDSEEIVEVPRPDPNTPKPEGRQIIPVKGEPLGVVSNWPPALQAALARWGATQAKSPALTALDITGKPLYTLTYGKLWSRSLKLAYTLLNKLGTKTEPVLQPGDRVALVYPNSDPGMFWVAFYGCLLAEVIPVPIEVPLSRQDAGSQQIGFLLGSCGVSLALTSEVCLKGLPKTPNGEIVQFKGWPRMKWVVTDTKYLTKPSKDWQPHIPTANTDTAYIEYKASKEGTVMGVAVSKISMLTHCQALTQACNYCEGETLVNVLDCKKDMGLWHGVLTSVMNRIHTITVPYSVMKACPMSWVQRVHIHKARVALVKCRDLHWAMMAHKDQKDINLSSIRMLIVADGANPWSVSSCDAFLNVFQSHGLRPEVICPCATSPEALTVAIRRPGARGAPLPARAILSMGGLSHGVIRVNTEDKNSALTVQDVGHIMPGALMCIVKPDGPPQLCKTDEIGEIVINSRAGGTMYYGLPGVTKNTFEVIPVNQAGAPIGEIPFSRTGLLGFVGPGSLVFVVGKIEGLLMVSGRRHNADDLVATALAVEPVKTVYRGRIAVFSVTVFYDERIVIVAEQRPDASEEDSFQWMSRVLQAIDSIHQVGLYCLALVPANTLPKTPLGGIHICETKQNFLEGNLHPCNILMCPHTCVTNMPKPRQKQPVDVGPASMLVGNLVAGKRIAQATGRELGVVDDQDLIRKHQFLSEALQWRAQTDPDHVLYVLLNAKGVAVCTATCAQLHKRAEKITATLMERGGLNTGDNVVLLYPPGIDLIAAFYGCLYAGVIPVTVRPPHPQNLAATLPTVRMIIDVSKAACILTTQPLMRILRSREAAASVNVKTWPTIIDTDDLPRKRPPHIYKPPTAEMLAYLDFSVSTTGMLTGVKMSHAAVSTLCRSIKLQCELYSSRQIAICLDPYCGLGFVLWCLSSVYSGHQSILIPPLELETSLPVWLSTLSQYKIRDTFCSYSVMELCTKGLGTQTEMLKARGVNLSCVRSCVVIAEERPRLSLTQSFSKLFKDLGLSLRAVSTAFGSRVNLAICLQGTSGPDPSTVYVDMKSLRHDRVRLVEKGAPQSLPLMESGTILPGVRCIIVNPETRGPLGDSHLGEIWVNSPHCASGYYTIYGEESLQADHFNTKLSFGDPQTLWARTGYLGFIKRTELLDASGDRHDALFVVGSLDETLELRGLRYHPIDIETSVSRAHRSIAESAVFTWTNLLVVVAELSGSEQEALDLVPLVTNVVLEEHHLIVGVVVIVDPGVIPINSRGEKQRMHLRDSFLADQLDPIYVAYNM
- the dip2ba gene encoding disco-interacting protein 2 homolog B-A isoform X1, with translation MADRGVDLSALPKEVRDQLAELDLELSEGDITQKGYEKKRAKLLASYIQHLPKAELSLPDVQLSPSHSADPSPSPEAPGPSTSSASKHHRAHRSGGARDERYRSDIHTEAVQAALAKHKEEKMALPMPTKRRSAFVQSPIENCTPPDTSSASEDEGSLRRKAALSAVLAQTLQSPDYWINRSVQSSSTSSSASSTLSHGEPKSQPQPQPQPGVSVLADVLAHTRIGTPSRWRTQLLVDGSPGWFFLSLMVFVLHPPSENSVPPDVTSSTPQERGSRVDLPPAVRGMSRGQSRSSMLDTADGVPVSSRVSTKIQQLLNTLKRPKRPPLSEFFMDDSEEIVEVPRPDPNTPKPEGRQIIPVKGEPLGVVSNWPPALQAALARWGATQAKSPALTALDITGKPLYTLTYGKLWSRSLKLAYTLLNKLGTKTEPVLQPGDRVALVYPNSDPGMFWVAFYGCLLAEVIPVPIEVPLSRQDAGSQQIGFLLGSCGVSLALTSEVCLKGLPKTPNGEIVQFKGWPRMKWVVTDTKYLTKPSKDWQPHIPTANTDTAYIEYKASKEGTVMGVAVSKISMLTHCQALTQACNYCEGETLVNVLDCKKDMGLWHGVLTSVMNRIHTITVPYSVMKACPMSWVQRVHIHKARVALVKCRDLHWAMMAHKDQKDINLSSIRMLIVADGANPWSVSSCDAFLNVFQSHGLRPEVICPCATSPEALTVAIRRPGARGAPLPARAILSMGGLSHGVIRVNTEDKNSALTVQDVGHIMPGALMCIVKPDGPPQLCKTDEIGEIVINSRAGGTMYYGLPGVTKNTFEVIPVNQAGAPIGEIPFSRTGLLGFVGPGSLVFVVGKIEGLLMVSGRRHNADDLVATALAVEPVKTVYRGRIAVFSVTVFYDERIVIVAEQRPDASEEDSFQWMSRVLQAIDSIHQVGLYCLALVPANTLPKTPLGGIHICETKQNFLEGNLHPCNILMCPHTCVTNMPKPRQKQPVDVGPASMLVGNLVAGKRIAQATGRELGVVDDQDLIRKHQFLSEALQWRAQTDPDHVLYVLLNAKGVAVCTATCAQLHKRAEKITATLMERGGLNTGDNVVLLYPPGIDLIAAFYGCLYAGVIPVTVRPPHPQNLAATLPTVRMIIDVSKAACILTTQPLMRILRSREAAASVNVKTWPTIIDTDDLPRKRPPHIYKPPTAEMLAYLDFSVSTTGMLTGVKMSHAAVSTLCRSIKLQCELYSSRQIAICLDPYCGLGFVLWCLSSVYSGHQSILIPPLELETSLPVWLSTLSQYKIRDTFCSYSVMELCTKGLGTQTEMLKARGVNLSCVRSCVVIAEERPRLSLTQSFSKLFKDLGLSLRAVSTAFGSRVNLAICLQGTSGPDPSTVYVDMKSLRHDRVRLVEKGAPQSLPLMESGTILPGVRCIIVNPETRGPLGDSHLGEIWVNSPHCASGYYTIYGEESLQADHFNTKLSFGDPQTLWARTGYLGFIKRTELLDASGDRHDALFVVGSLDETLELRGLRYHPIDIETSVSRAHRSIAESAVFTWTNLLVVVAELSGSEQEALDLVPLVTNVVLEEHHLIVGVVVIVDPGVIPINSRGEKQRMHLRDSFLADQLDPIYVAYNM
- the dip2ba gene encoding disco-interacting protein 2 homolog B-A isoform X3, with translation MADRGVDLSALPKEVRDQLAELDLELSEGDITQKGYEKKRAKLLASYIQHLPKAELSLPDVQLSPSHSADPSPSPEAPGPSTSSASKHHRAHRSGGARDERYRSDIHTEAVQAALAKHKEEKMALPMPTKRRSAFVQSPIENCTPPDTSSASEDEGSLRRKAALSAVLAQTLQSPDYWINRSVQSSSTSSSASSTLSHGEPKSQPQPQPQPGVSVLADVLAHTRIENSVPPDVTSSTPQERGSRVDLPPAVRGMSRGQSRSSMLDTADGVPVSSRVSTKIQQLLNTLKRPKRPPLSEFFMDDSEEIVEVPRPDPNTPKPEGRQIIPVKGEPLGVVSNWPPALQAALARWGATQAKSPALTALDITGKPLYTLTYGKLWSRSLKLAYTLLNKLGTKTEPVLQPGDRVALVYPNSDPGMFWVAFYGCLLAEVIPVPIEVPLSRQDAGSQQIGFLLGSCGVSLALTSEVCLKGLPKTPNGEIVQFKGWPRMKWVVTDTKYLTKPSKDWQPHIPTANTDTAYIEYKASKEGTVMGVAVSKISMLTHCQALTQACNYCEGETLVNVLDCKKDMGLWHGVLTSVMNRIHTITVPYSVMKACPMSWVQRVHIHKARVALVKCRDLHWAMMAHKDQKDINLSSIRMLIVADGANPWSVSSCDAFLNVFQSHGLRPEVICPCATSPEALTVAIRRPGARGAPLPARAILSMGGLSHGVIRVNTEDKNSALTVQDVGHIMPGALMCIVKPDGPPQLCKTDEIGEIVINSRAGGTMYYGLPGVTKNTFEVIPVNQAGAPIGEIPFSRTGLLGFVGPGSLVFVVGKIEGLLMVSGRRHNADDLVATALAVEPVKTVYRGRIAVFSVTVFYDERIVIVAEQRPDASEEDSFQWMSRVLQAIDSIHQVGLYCLALVPANTLPKTPLGGIHICETKQNFLEGNLHPCNILMCPHTCVTNMPKPRQKQPVDVGPASMLVGNLVAGKRIAQATGRELGVVDDQDLIRKHQFLSEALQWRAQTDPDHVLYVLLNAKGVAVCTATCAQLHKRAEKITATLMERGGLNTGDNVVLLYPPGIDLIAAFYGCLYAGVIPVTVRPPHPQNLAATLPTVRMIIDVSKAACILTTQPLMRILRSREAAASVNVKTWPTIIDTDDLPRKRPPHIYKPPTAEMLAYLDFSVSTTGMLTGVKMSHAAVSTLCRSIKLQCELYSSRQIAICLDPYCGLGFVLWCLSSVYSGHQSILIPPLELETSLPVWLSTLSQYKIRDTFCSYSVMELCTKGLGTQTEMLKARGVNLSCVRSCVVIAEERPRLSLTQSFSKLFKDLGLSLRAVSTAFGSRVNLAICLQGTSGPDPSTVYVDMKSLRHDRVRLVEKGAPQSLPLMESGTILPGVRCIIVNPETRGPLGDSHLGEIWVNSPHCASGYYTIYGEESLQADHFNTKLSFGDPQTLWARTGYLGFIKRTELLDASGDRHDALFVVGSLDETLELRGLRYHPIDIETSVSRAHRSIAESAVFTWTNLLVVVAELSGSEQEALDLVPLVTNVVLEEHHLIVGVVVIVDPGVIPINSRGEKQRMHLRDSFLADQLDPIYVAYNM